A window of Natrinema versiforme contains these coding sequences:
- a CDS encoding HEAT repeat domain-containing protein — translation MTEYANRSARGRAPDDDESTLRSRLEADRERDRRRAALGLIDLADEGGLAPATIERLAELAAEDGSEDVRQFAVEALGLAASAAESAAKDAASEAIRSALADDREWVRAEAVVAQSRAAPGNETPLRAALEDDSGWVRRNAVIALSKTGASSQEELIDRIKNDPHSGVREYAADYLREYADDVSESVRILAAVLARDPAAFVRAKAATSLGELGTERAEAVLERHGLNDRSDDVRRSAKQALATARGVDPDQLDIELDDEAAPGGGPGSRRERDRQGPGPGRGPANSIDGLTQGQRDRR, via the coding sequence ATGACCGAATACGCGAACCGAAGTGCCCGCGGCCGGGCGCCCGACGACGACGAATCGACGCTCCGGAGCCGACTCGAGGCCGACCGGGAGCGCGACCGCCGGCGCGCCGCGCTCGGGCTGATCGATCTGGCCGACGAGGGCGGTCTGGCACCGGCGACGATCGAACGGCTGGCCGAACTGGCGGCCGAGGACGGCTCCGAAGACGTGCGGCAGTTCGCCGTCGAGGCGCTCGGCCTCGCCGCGAGCGCGGCCGAATCGGCTGCGAAAGACGCGGCCAGCGAGGCGATCCGGTCAGCACTCGCCGACGACCGCGAGTGGGTCCGCGCCGAGGCCGTCGTCGCGCAGTCTCGAGCCGCGCCCGGGAATGAGACCCCGCTCCGGGCGGCGCTCGAGGACGACAGCGGCTGGGTGCGGCGCAACGCCGTCATCGCCCTGTCGAAGACGGGCGCGTCGTCCCAGGAGGAACTGATCGACCGGATCAAGAACGATCCCCACTCCGGCGTTCGGGAGTACGCGGCCGACTACCTGCGGGAGTACGCCGACGACGTGAGCGAGAGCGTCCGCATCCTCGCCGCGGTGCTGGCCCGCGATCCGGCGGCGTTCGTCCGGGCGAAGGCCGCGACCAGTCTGGGCGAACTCGGGACCGAGCGCGCCGAGGCGGTCCTCGAGCGACACGGACTGAACGACCGCAGCGACGACGTGCGGCGGTCGGCGAAGCAGGCGCTCGCGACGGCCCGCGGCGTCGATCCCGACCAACTCGACATCGAACTGGACGACGAGGCCGCGCCCGGCGGCGGTCCGGGCTCGCGGCGGGAGCGCGACCGACAGGGTCCCGGTCCGGGACGCGGCCCCGCGAACTCGATCGACGGACTGACCCAGGGACAGCGTGATCGACGATGA
- a CDS encoding P-loop NTPase — protein sequence MAKHDIVPEEVPTDDLADRVRASLRSVEDPDLGGSVLESGLVTDVSVDDRTVRIAADLTGFDEPTAEDITEALRRNALATPGVERATVEGETPADAAAADIDGAAGVDTVIAVASAKGGVGKTTVSAQLARALAADPDREVGLFDADLYGPNVPDLLDLEGPVSADAEGNAEPIDDGDLTAMSVGLIANDEPLAWRGAMAHEAVSELFEDTAWGDLDALVIDLPPGTGDIVLTALQSLPIDGAVLVSTPHPTSVSDTARSATLFEENGVPLLGTVVNMRGFTCECGREHDLFPEADIEAELDQPVLCELPFDERVRDFGTDVPDETAALAETVLERLDDVGDRSVPDHALDLRGLPKSIRHEQAIEEFRATEPGEAFYLRNDHDPSPLAGELVTAVGLEGPPGDAFEEYAVRRRAPDEWVMVVER from the coding sequence ATGGCAAAACACGATATCGTCCCCGAGGAGGTACCGACTGACGACCTCGCCGACCGCGTTCGCGCCAGCCTGCGGTCCGTCGAGGACCCGGATCTCGGCGGGAGCGTCCTCGAGTCCGGACTGGTGACGGACGTGTCGGTCGACGATCGGACCGTCAGAATCGCCGCCGATCTCACCGGCTTCGACGAGCCGACCGCGGAAGACATCACCGAGGCGCTCCGGCGAAACGCCCTCGCCACTCCCGGCGTCGAGCGCGCGACCGTCGAGGGCGAGACGCCCGCGGATGCCGCGGCCGCGGACATCGACGGCGCGGCGGGCGTCGACACCGTAATCGCGGTCGCCAGCGCCAAGGGCGGCGTCGGCAAGACGACGGTCTCGGCGCAACTCGCTCGAGCGCTGGCGGCCGACCCCGACCGCGAGGTCGGCCTCTTCGACGCCGACCTCTACGGGCCGAACGTGCCGGACCTGCTCGACCTCGAGGGGCCGGTCTCGGCCGACGCGGAGGGGAACGCAGAGCCGATCGACGACGGCGACCTCACGGCGATGAGCGTCGGGCTCATCGCGAACGACGAGCCGTTGGCGTGGCGCGGTGCGATGGCCCACGAGGCCGTCAGCGAACTCTTCGAGGACACCGCGTGGGGCGATCTCGACGCGCTCGTTATCGACCTGCCGCCGGGGACCGGCGACATCGTCCTGACGGCGCTGCAGTCGCTCCCGATCGACGGCGCGGTGCTGGTCAGTACGCCGCATCCCACGAGCGTCAGCGATACGGCCCGCAGCGCCACGCTGTTCGAGGAAAACGGCGTTCCGCTGCTGGGCACGGTCGTCAACATGCGCGGCTTTACCTGCGAGTGCGGCCGCGAACACGACCTCTTCCCCGAGGCCGACATCGAGGCCGAACTCGATCAGCCGGTGCTGTGCGAACTCCCGTTCGACGAGCGGGTTCGGGACTTCGGCACGGACGTACCGGACGAGACCGCGGCGCTGGCCGAGACCGTCCTCGAGCGACTGGACGACGTCGGCGACCGCTCGGTGCCCGACCACGCGCTCGACCTGCGCGGACTCCCGAAGTCGATCCGCCACGAGCAGGCGATCGAGGAGTTCCGCGCGACCGAGCCCGGCGAGGCGTTCTACCTGCGCAACGACCACGATCCGTCGCCGCTCGCGGGCGAACTCGTGACGGCCGTCGGGCTCGAGGGACCGCCCGGCGACGCGTTCGAGGAGTACGCGGTTCGTCGGCGGGCACCCGACGAGTGGGTGATGGTCGTCGAACGATAG
- the mobB gene encoding molybdopterin-guanine dinucleotide biosynthesis protein B codes for MSQDSRLRVVCLAGPSDAGKTTLVEALVGRLAADSRVATVKSIHHDIEIDTPGTDTHRHRTAGAETVVGITPTLTFDITTRGKRDPPASAADPLLESDDPEIRALASTLERLAGRGYDLVLVEGFAESPLPTILVGEREPSAVGGPIVGRGDDPIDELVETIRSLEGLAIDDQTTGESDAGAE; via the coding sequence ATGTCCCAGGACTCGAGACTGCGGGTCGTCTGTCTGGCCGGCCCGAGCGACGCCGGGAAGACGACGCTCGTCGAGGCCCTCGTCGGCCGACTCGCCGCGGACAGTCGCGTCGCGACCGTCAAGTCGATCCACCACGACATCGAGATCGATACGCCGGGGACCGACACCCATCGCCACCGAACCGCCGGTGCCGAAACCGTCGTCGGCATCACGCCGACCCTCACTTTCGATATCACGACGCGCGGAAAGCGAGATCCGCCCGCGTCCGCGGCCGACCCCCTCCTCGAGTCCGACGACCCCGAGATTCGCGCGCTCGCGAGCACCCTCGAGCGACTCGCGGGCCGCGGCTACGATCTCGTGCTCGTGGAGGGGTTCGCCGAGTCGCCGTTGCCGACGATACTCGTCGGCGAGCGAGAGCCCTCGGCGGTGGGTGGGCCCATCGTCGGGCGCGGCGACGACCCGATCGACGAACTGGTCGAGACGATCCGCTCGCTCGAGGGGCTCGCCATCGATGACCAGACGACCGGAGAGTCGGACGCAGGGGCAGAGTAA
- a CDS encoding extracellular solute-binding protein, translating into MHSRDGRDDRPGPARWSRRNALVAAGGLTAGLVGTAGCLGGTDGVRVLAAGSLAVALEEGIGPAFESESGLGYEGEYYGTNAVLRLVADGTKHPDVVIGADIDLLRERLYPAQADWDVEFATNEVVIAYAPETEPGARLADGEPWYEVFADAEDGAISISDPDLDPLGYRALLLFELAEREYGLEGFRDAMADRVARVADEPQLLAGLENGTRACAVAYGNMAAERDVAVRKLDDAYNFGDPASADRYARASYTTADGQTVEGSPVVYNATVRTDADDPDAGREFVSFLLENGDLLADHGLRVDDSLPRFHGDPPEGIDS; encoded by the coding sequence ATGCACAGTCGCGACGGTCGCGACGACCGACCCGGACCGGCCCGCTGGAGTCGGCGGAACGCGCTCGTCGCGGCGGGCGGACTGACGGCGGGGCTGGTCGGCACGGCGGGCTGTCTCGGCGGTACCGACGGCGTTCGCGTCCTCGCCGCGGGCAGTCTCGCCGTCGCCCTCGAGGAGGGCATCGGACCGGCCTTCGAGTCCGAGTCGGGGCTGGGATACGAGGGCGAATACTACGGGACCAACGCCGTGTTGCGGTTGGTCGCGGACGGGACGAAGCATCCGGACGTCGTGATCGGAGCCGACATCGACCTCCTGCGGGAGCGGCTCTATCCCGCGCAGGCCGACTGGGATGTCGAGTTCGCGACCAACGAGGTCGTGATCGCCTACGCGCCGGAGACGGAGCCGGGCGCGCGGCTCGCGGACGGCGAGCCGTGGTACGAGGTCTTCGCCGACGCCGAGGACGGCGCGATCTCGATCAGCGACCCGGACCTCGACCCGCTCGGCTACCGGGCGCTCCTCCTCTTCGAACTCGCCGAGCGCGAATACGGCCTCGAGGGCTTTCGCGACGCGATGGCCGACCGGGTCGCCCGCGTCGCCGACGAGCCGCAACTGCTCGCCGGACTCGAGAACGGCACGCGGGCCTGCGCGGTCGCCTACGGTAACATGGCCGCCGAGCGCGATGTCGCCGTCCGGAAACTCGACGACGCCTACAACTTCGGCGACCCCGCGTCCGCGGACCGGTACGCGCGGGCGAGTTACACCACCGCGGACGGCCAGACGGTCGAGGGGTCGCCGGTCGTCTACAACGCGACGGTCCGAACTGACGCCGACGACCCGGACGCGGGCCGGGAGTTCGTCTCGTTCCTCCTCGAGAACGGCGACCTGCTCGCCGACCACGGGCTGCGCGTCGACGACTCGCTGCCCCGATTCCACGGCGATCCGCCGGAGGGGATCGACTCGTGA
- a CDS encoding ABC transporter permease has product MSRTDRGPNRDRDPNRNRDRSRDRHRDSDREPAESTAGASRFDAGLERLSSGLAVPALLGAVLLAYFVVPVAVFLSRMRTVDVIGGLADPTIRDAIRTSLVTAPVSTAIATVFGVPLAYVLSRGSFRGKRLVEAVVLLPLVVPPIVGGVMLLTVVGRYTPVGAAAAALGMPLTDSRAGVVLAQTFVAAPFLVVTARAGFDGVDPRLEEASRTMGYGRLRTIRLVSLPLARNAIAAGIVLTFVRALGEFGATMMVAYTPRTMPTQIRVSFIARGIDAIVPIALALLAVAAIVVLAVQLLVGTPRRR; this is encoded by the coding sequence GTGAGCCGCACGGATCGGGGGCCGAATCGGGACCGGGACCCGAATCGGAATCGGGATCGGAGCCGCGACCGCCATCGCGACAGCGACCGCGAGCCAGCGGAGTCGACCGCGGGCGCGTCCCGGTTCGACGCGGGCCTCGAGCGGCTCTCGAGCGGGCTCGCCGTGCCGGCGCTGCTCGGCGCGGTGTTGCTCGCGTACTTCGTCGTTCCCGTCGCGGTCTTTCTGTCCCGAATGCGAACGGTCGATGTCATCGGCGGGCTCGCAGATCCGACGATTCGGGACGCGATCCGGACCTCACTAGTGACGGCACCGGTTTCGACGGCTATCGCGACCGTCTTCGGCGTTCCGCTGGCCTACGTCCTCTCGCGGGGCTCGTTCCGCGGGAAGCGGCTGGTCGAAGCCGTCGTCTTGCTGCCGCTGGTCGTCCCCCCGATCGTGGGCGGCGTGATGCTGCTGACCGTCGTCGGTCGGTACACGCCGGTCGGCGCGGCCGCCGCCGCGCTCGGCATGCCGCTGACCGACAGCCGCGCCGGCGTGGTCCTCGCACAGACGTTCGTCGCCGCGCCGTTTCTCGTCGTCACCGCCCGCGCGGGCTTCGACGGCGTCGATCCACGACTCGAGGAGGCTTCGCGGACGATGGGGTACGGACGGCTCCGGACGATCCGGCTGGTGTCGCTGCCGCTCGCGCGCAACGCCATCGCGGCCGGGATCGTCCTCACGTTCGTCCGGGCGCTCGGCGAGTTCGGCGCGACGATGATGGTCGCGTACACCCCGCGGACCATGCCCACCCAGATCCGCGTCTCGTTTATCGCCCGCGGGATCGACGCGATCGTCCCGATCGCGCTGGCGCTTCTCGCCGTCGCCGCGATCGTCGTCCTCGCCGTCCAATTGCTGGTCGGGACGCCCCGTCGACGCTAA